From the genome of Leguminivora glycinivorella isolate SPB_JAAS2020 chromosome Z, LegGlyc_1.1, whole genome shotgun sequence, one region includes:
- the LOC125241865 gene encoding tyrosine-protein phosphatase corkscrew-like, producing MSKDPPRLSRLGVLAPAALAACMDASVLAVPAAGAIVSTVLKELSKAFMLKKWFHGVMSAKEAEQLIMEKGKNGSYLVRESQAHPGEFVLSVRARGRVSHVMIRRQHKKYDVGSGEQFSELAGLIEHLRAYPMVTGAGEELRLLQPVSGTRLRAHRIQRKVSQMQDIEDSQKLDKKNGFEGEFQSIKMLEDRHVFTTIEGNKPENITKNRYKNILPYDQTRVALRPSGVGERSSYINASYVRAGAGLQASLHSSTESLDSLQSIIAAEDLSKTTLVSKSLSDDALMVVRRNMNMDKINGNLCQDAVKDKLYIVTQGCLPTTKDDFWRMVWQEDVRVIAMITNEIERGKKKCERYWPLSGLQEYYGDLLVKSISETCYENYILREFDVSDDKALCKIIYQYQFTSWPDHGTPEEPDCVLAFVAEVNRQMAQVMNEPNPPEQNVLCVHCSAGVGRSGTMVVLDILIDKINSSGLNCTIDVYNTVRLVRAQRAGMVQNSLQYRFIYLALQAYMDTNKINLKRKVYTAEA from the exons ATGTCAAAGGATCCGCCCAGGTTGAGCAGGCTCGGGGTGCTGGCGCCGGCAGCACTGGCCGCGTGCATGGACGCCTCGGTGCTGGCCGTGCCGGCGGCCGGGGCCATCGTCTCCACGGTCCTCAAGGAACTTAGCAAAGCTTTCATGCTGAAAAA GTGGTTTCACGGAGTGATGTCGGCAAAGGAGGCAGAGCAGTTAATAATGGAAAAAGGCAAGAATGGGTCGTACCTGGTGCGCGAGTCGCAGGCGCACCCCGGCGAATTCGTGCTGTCGGTTCGCGCGCGCGGCCGCGTCTCACACGTCATGATCCGTCGCCAG CACAAGAAGTACGACGTTGGCAGCGGCGAGCAGTTCTCGGAGCTGGCGGGACTGATCGAACACCTGCGTGCTTACCCCATGGTGACGGGCGCCGGCGAGGAGCTGCGCCTGCTGCAGCCCGTCTCCGGCACCCGCCTGCGCGCGCACCGCATCCAGAGGAAGGTCTCCCAGATGCAG GATATTGAAGATTCGCAAAAACTCGATAAGAAAAATGGATTTGAAGGGGAATTCCAGTCGATAAAGATGTTGGAAGACAGACACGTGTTTACAACGATCGAGGGAAATAAACCAGAGAATATTACGAAAAATAGATACAAGAACATACTTCCGT ATGATCAAACCCGGGTAGCGCTGCGGCCGAGCGGCGTTGGCGAGCGCTCGAGCTACATCAACGCGAGTTATGTGCGCGCCGGCGCGGGCCTGCAAGCCTCCCTGCACTCCTCTACCGAAAGCCTGGACAGCTTGCAAT ctaTAATTGCTGCCGAGGATCTCTCTAAGACTACACTTGTTTCTAAATCTCTGTCGGACGACGCGCTTATGGTGGTCCGGCGCAATATGAACATGGACAAGATAAATGGGAATTTATGTCAAGATGCAG TTAAAGACAAGTTATATATCGTCACACAAGGCTGCCTGCCAACTACTAAGGACGATTTCTGGCGAATGGTGTGGCAAGAAGATGTTAGAGTTATAGCTATGATTACAAATGAAATTGAACGAGGCAAG AAAAAATGTGAACGTTATTGGCCTCTATCGGGTCTTCAGGAATATTACGGGGATCTACTTGTAAAGTCGATCTCGGAAACGTGCTACGAAAACTACATCCTAAGAGAGTTCGACGTGTCCGACGATAAAGCTCTGTGCAAAATAATTTACCAGTATCAGTTTACG TCGTGGCCCGACCACGGGACCCCGGAGGAGCCGGACTGCGTGCTAGCGTTCGTGGCAGAGGTCAACCGGCAGATGGCGCAGGTCATGAATGAGCCGAATCCGCCAGAACAG AATGTCCTCTGCGTTCACTGCTCAGCGGGAGTAGGGCGGTCCGGCACCATGGTGGTTCTTGACATACTTATTGACAAAATCAACTCTTCTG GATTGAATTGCACGATCGACGTGTACAACACGGTGAGGCTGGTGCGCGCGCAGCGGGCCGGCATGGTGCAGAACAGCCTGCAGTACCGCTTCATATACCTCGCGCTGCAGGCCTACATGGACACCAACAAAATTAACTTGAAAAGAAAG gtCTACACCGCAGAAGCTTGA